The following coding sequences are from one Roseburia hominis A2-183 window:
- a CDS encoding TetR/AcrR family transcriptional regulator C-terminal domain-containing protein: MDTTTKGTRTKYRLAEAMKECMKTTPVDNITVTQLTELCGVTRQTFYRNFIDKYDLINWYFDILLHKSFEHMGSGKNIYESLVKKFIYIREERVFFSAGFKSADQNNLKDHDFRLILAFYEDLIRQKTGKMPDEEIGFLLEMYCQSSVYMTVKWVTEGTKMPPERLAELMVKAMPEKISELFEQLEILY; this comes from the coding sequence GTGGATACGACGACAAAGGGAACCCGCACAAAATACCGTCTGGCGGAGGCGATGAAGGAATGCATGAAGACGACACCGGTCGATAACATTACCGTGACACAGCTGACGGAATTGTGCGGTGTTACAAGGCAGACATTTTATCGCAATTTTATTGACAAGTACGATCTGATCAACTGGTATTTTGATATTTTACTTCACAAGTCTTTTGAACATATGGGGAGCGGGAAAAATATTTATGAGAGTCTCGTGAAAAAATTTATCTACATTCGGGAAGAGCGGGTCTTTTTTTCCGCCGGTTTTAAGTCTGCGGATCAGAATAATCTCAAAGATCATGATTTCAGGCTGATTCTGGCGTTTTACGAGGATCTGATCCGACAGAAAACAGGGAAAATGCCTGATGAGGAGATTGGATTTTTACTCGAGATGTACTGCCAGAGTTCCGTGTATATGACAGTGAAATGGGTGACGGAGGGGACGAAGATGCCGCCGGAGCGCTTAGCAGAACTTATGGTGAAGGCGATGCCCGAGAAAATAAGCGAGTTGTTTGAACAATTAGAAATATTGTATTGA
- the fucO gene encoding lactaldehyde reductase gives MANRIMLNQTSYHGAGAIAEIVNEAKAHDYKKAFVCSDPDLIKFQVSTKVTDLLDQAGLSYEIYSNIKANPTIENVQTGVAAFKKSGADYIIAIGGGSSMDTAKAIGIIIANPEFEDVRSLEGVAPTRKPCVPIIAVPTTAGTAAEVTINYVITDVERKRKFVCVDPHDMPIIAVVDPEMMSSMPKGLTASTGMDALTHAIEGYTTKAAWEMTDMFHLKAIEIISKSLRGAVANTPEGREGMALGQYIAGMGFSNVGLGIAHSMAHTLGAVYDTPHGVACAMMLPIVMEYNADCTGEKYREIARAMGVEGVDAMSQEEYRKAAVAAVRKLSEDVGIPSKLEAIKESDLDFLAESAHADACAPGNPKDASVEDLKELFRKIM, from the coding sequence ATGGCAAACAGAATTATGTTGAATCAGACATCCTATCATGGGGCGGGAGCGATTGCGGAGATCGTGAATGAGGCGAAAGCGCACGACTACAAAAAGGCATTTGTCTGCTCAGACCCGGATCTGATTAAGTTTCAGGTATCCACAAAGGTAACGGATCTGCTGGATCAGGCAGGGCTTTCCTACGAGATTTATTCCAACATCAAGGCAAATCCTACGATTGAGAACGTGCAGACCGGTGTGGCTGCGTTCAAAAAATCCGGAGCGGACTATATTATTGCAATCGGCGGCGGATCTTCTATGGATACGGCAAAAGCGATCGGCATTATCATCGCAAATCCGGAATTTGAGGACGTCAGAAGCCTGGAGGGCGTTGCGCCGACCAGGAAGCCGTGTGTGCCGATCATTGCTGTGCCGACAACCGCAGGTACCGCTGCAGAGGTTACGATCAACTATGTTATCACGGATGTTGAGAGAAAGAGAAAGTTTGTATGCGTAGATCCGCATGATATGCCGATCATTGCTGTGGTAGATCCGGAAATGATGTCCTCCATGCCGAAGGGGCTGACGGCATCGACCGGAATGGATGCGCTGACACATGCCATCGAGGGTTACACGACGAAGGCGGCATGGGAGATGACAGATATGTTCCATTTAAAGGCCATCGAGATTATTTCAAAATCTCTGCGCGGCGCGGTGGCAAACACGCCGGAAGGACGCGAGGGTATGGCACTCGGACAGTATATCGCAGGTATGGGATTTTCCAATGTCGGTCTTGGAATTGCCCACTCCATGGCACATACATTAGGTGCGGTTTATGATACGCCGCACGGTGTGGCATGTGCGATGATGCTCCCGATTGTGATGGAGTACAATGCAGACTGCACAGGCGAGAAGTACCGTGAAATTGCACGGGCGATGGGCGTAGAAGGTGTGGATGCCATGTCGCAGGAAGAGTACCGGAAAGCCGCTGTTGCAGCAGTCAGAAAGCTCTCCGAGGATGTGGGAATTCCGTCAAAACTGGAAGCTATCAAAGAGTCAGATCTTGATTTCCTTGCAGAGTCCGCGCATGCGGATGCCTGCGCACCGGGCAATCCGAAGGATGCATCGGTGGAGGATTTAAAAGAGCTGTTCCGCAAGATTATGTAA
- a CDS encoding helix-turn-helix domain-containing protein — protein MSVQHAGSIIRQARLNAGLTQEQLSDGVCSTLSLSRIENGSAGVSPATFQTLMAHAGIFCEAYPTFSTRADFDCFYALKEVRFYLDSWQLTPACQLLDHIEMLNWADNKFYYQEWLLLHCKLQLRSGHANHAHTYELVRFALKITRSDIDNAAIHSLFLSSVEIELFIYLAQEALYIGDTATAHHVCQQISSYLSARSLSFLERDRLLAENAVVYTKYLLTVCDYKSALELSNFYRHQMISNLDDGLMHELTFLTALGCYYTGQQDRFLTLFKTAFFSAHSINSCYATICKNYVSNHLSTTLAEDLNIFSDIPLISFSPKVPRDVSSMGDGTYDFFSHKVFTLGGLIRSLRKEQKLSQPALCRGLCSKSKLSKIENETQQPDIILAQTLLQRLGISDLVFTFYGSEKENKLQELQFRLAKTRMNHKTLQLDLVKKMEMLCTSKDICYLQFAAYKSAICEPDNNQKLKGLKNALFMTLPGFQFDEILDYRLSWIELTILNNICRTYATINPTHGIYCFYKLLEYTSHVPLDVLEKKRSFPVTLGMLIRFLYTENRLSEIVALVPLFSDAISSMYFTGNIFSHYCQALGSLGLTNSAKEFAHYAYYNALLMEDIYNASGLKNDLKKNYNISLL, from the coding sequence ATGAGTGTACAACATGCCGGTTCTATTATTAGACAGGCCCGCCTTAATGCGGGTCTAACCCAGGAACAATTATCCGATGGAGTCTGTTCTACCCTCTCTCTGTCCCGCATTGAGAACGGCTCTGCCGGTGTCAGCCCTGCCACTTTTCAGACTTTAATGGCACATGCTGGTATCTTTTGTGAAGCTTATCCTACTTTCTCGACGCGCGCAGACTTTGACTGCTTTTACGCCTTGAAGGAAGTACGCTTTTATCTGGATTCCTGGCAACTCACGCCCGCCTGCCAGTTATTGGATCACATTGAAATGCTGAATTGGGCAGACAATAAATTTTACTATCAGGAATGGCTTCTGCTTCACTGCAAGCTGCAATTACGTTCTGGTCATGCAAATCACGCCCATACTTATGAGCTGGTTCGCTTTGCTTTAAAAATCACAAGATCTGATATCGACAATGCAGCGATCCATTCTCTGTTTTTGTCTTCTGTCGAAATAGAACTATTTATATATCTTGCGCAGGAAGCACTGTACATTGGTGATACAGCTACTGCTCATCATGTCTGCCAGCAGATTTCTTCCTATCTCTCTGCCCGTTCGCTTTCTTTTCTTGAACGGGATCGTTTACTTGCGGAAAATGCGGTGGTATATACCAAATATCTGCTGACTGTCTGTGATTATAAGTCTGCACTTGAACTGTCGAACTTCTACCGCCATCAAATGATTTCAAATCTTGACGACGGGCTTATGCATGAGCTGACGTTTTTAACCGCACTCGGATGCTACTATACGGGACAACAGGATCGTTTTCTGACCTTATTTAAAACTGCCTTTTTCTCTGCCCATTCCATTAACAGCTGTTATGCCACCATCTGTAAAAATTATGTTTCCAACCACCTTTCTACCACTTTGGCTGAAGACTTAAACATATTTTCCGATATTCCGCTTATATCGTTTTCCCCCAAGGTTCCTAGGGATGTCTCTTCTATGGGAGATGGCACCTATGACTTTTTTTCTCACAAGGTTTTCACGCTGGGTGGCCTGATCCGCTCTCTACGCAAAGAGCAAAAATTATCTCAACCGGCGCTTTGTCGGGGATTATGCAGCAAATCCAAGCTTTCAAAAATCGAAAACGAAACACAGCAGCCTGATATCATTCTTGCTCAGACTTTGCTCCAGCGCCTAGGTATTTCGGATCTTGTTTTTACATTTTACGGGAGTGAAAAAGAGAACAAACTGCAGGAACTGCAGTTTCGTTTAGCAAAAACTCGTATGAACCATAAAACCTTACAGCTTGATCTTGTAAAAAAAATGGAGATGCTATGCACCTCCAAAGATATCTGCTATTTACAATTTGCTGCTTACAAATCAGCCATCTGCGAACCCGACAATAATCAAAAATTAAAGGGGTTAAAAAATGCTCTTTTTATGACTTTGCCCGGCTTTCAATTTGATGAAATTCTTGACTATCGATTATCGTGGATAGAACTTACCATTTTAAACAATATCTGCCGCACTTATGCAACTATAAATCCTACACATGGCATTTACTGTTTTTATAAGCTTCTGGAATATACCAGCCATGTTCCGTTGGATGTTCTCGAGAAAAAGCGTTCCTTCCCCGTAACCTTGGGAATGCTTATAAGATTTCTTTATACAGAAAATCGTCTTTCGGAAATCGTTGCGTTAGTCCCGCTTTTTTCCGATGCTATAAGTTCAATGTATTTTACAGGGAACATTTTTTCACACTACTGTCAGGCATTAGGATCACTTGGTCTCACAAATTCCGCAAAGGAATTTGCACACTATGCCTATTACAATGCCCTCCTTATGGAGGACATCTACAATGCATCCGGTCTGAAAAATGATCTGAAAAAAAATTACAATATTTCTTTACTATAA
- a CDS encoding ABC transporter ATP-binding protein — translation MKVLQVEDIEKSKKRKKILKGLSFSVGEREIVGLLGPNGSGKSTTIKCISGLYRTDRGRIRICGNDIKSNRLEALKQIGIAMEVPALYPELSGIQNLRMAATARKVPKERVEELAVFTDLGDRLLDRTGTYSMGMKMRLNLAIAIVDQPKLVILDEPTNGLDPEAVFRLRREIEEIRQRGSAVLISSHQLSEMEKIADRIVAIDDGIVCFDGKLDDLSGRFENLEEFYKNLYGADKNESIFAK, via the coding sequence ATGAAGGTTTTACAGGTTGAGGATATTGAAAAGTCTAAGAAAAGAAAAAAGATTCTGAAGGGATTAAGTTTTTCCGTGGGCGAACGGGAGATTGTAGGACTTTTAGGACCAAATGGGAGCGGAAAATCGACTACAATAAAATGCATCAGTGGATTATACAGGACAGATAGAGGGAGAATCAGAATCTGTGGGAATGACATCAAAAGCAACCGCTTAGAAGCATTAAAACAGATTGGAATTGCCATGGAAGTCCCCGCTCTTTATCCGGAATTAAGTGGTATACAGAATTTGCGGATGGCAGCAACAGCCAGAAAGGTACCCAAAGAGCGGGTGGAGGAACTTGCCGTTTTCACAGATCTGGGGGACAGACTTTTGGATCGCACCGGAACTTATTCCATGGGAATGAAAATGCGACTGAATCTGGCAATAGCGATTGTGGATCAACCCAAACTGGTAATTCTGGACGAGCCGACCAATGGCCTTGACCCGGAAGCAGTTTTTCGTCTGCGACGGGAAATCGAGGAGATTCGCCAGAGGGGGAGCGCTGTTTTGATCTCTTCCCATCAACTTTCGGAAATGGAAAAGATTGCAGATCGAATCGTTGCTATTGACGATGGCATTGTTTGTTTTGATGGAAAGCTTGATGATCTTTCAGGCAGGTTTGAAAATCTTGAAGAATTTTACAAAAATTTGTATGGAGCAGATAAGAATGAAAGCATTTTTGCAAAATGA
- a CDS encoding ABC transporter permease subunit, whose protein sequence is MKAFLQNEIQLFFSRKNYLVWIVGALAVVFAYRFYYVTQYENYAQTVLEELEENAKDITIWESEYQRQCMELWGDNSAEKFAHASLLLNAWKQYEQTNIRLRYYWEQAWDENGIRRTVLEEDENLIAIEELGEEVEYTGIFRGSVADWRARMLLHKAYQQSGTEEPVCPVVPQAAWLWKEAFSGNSVLFLIFTVLIILLHFDAWANEFEYATCYRLYILPIKKEWLYLERFFVRVLVSVVCVGSAAGILFLLGTARYGTGGQMLLVISEQGTQTVISIWSLVREEILGMLLYIVFLTAAVLLISFIVKTKMNALMICAAFCMTGIVQTTASDGTGKGIVEWLPQLSALTLLMLLAGCILIRIRED, encoded by the coding sequence ATGAAAGCATTTTTGCAAAATGAAATACAGCTTTTCTTTAGCCGGAAAAATTACTTGGTCTGGATAGTAGGGGCGCTGGCGGTTGTTTTTGCATATAGATTTTACTATGTTACACAGTATGAGAATTATGCGCAGACAGTGTTGGAAGAACTGGAAGAAAATGCAAAAGATATTACGATCTGGGAATCTGAGTATCAGAGGCAGTGCATGGAACTATGGGGGGACAATAGTGCAGAAAAATTTGCACATGCCAGTTTATTGCTAAATGCATGGAAACAGTACGAACAGACCAATATTCGGTTGCGTTATTATTGGGAACAGGCTTGGGATGAGAATGGAATTCGCAGGACGGTGCTGGAGGAAGACGAAAATTTAATAGCGATTGAGGAACTGGGAGAGGAAGTGGAGTATACGGGCATATTCAGAGGGAGTGTTGCTGATTGGAGAGCACGTATGCTGTTACATAAAGCATATCAGCAGAGCGGAACAGAGGAACCGGTCTGTCCGGTTGTGCCTCAGGCTGCATGGTTATGGAAAGAGGCTTTTTCTGGAAACAGTGTATTATTTTTGATTTTTACAGTTTTGATTATTTTGCTGCATTTTGATGCGTGGGCGAATGAATTTGAATATGCAACTTGTTACAGACTATACATCCTGCCAATAAAAAAGGAATGGTTGTATCTGGAACGATTTTTTGTACGTGTACTGGTGAGTGTCGTATGTGTTGGCAGTGCGGCAGGCATATTATTTCTGCTTGGAACAGCACGATATGGAACCGGAGGACAGATGCTTCTGGTGATTTCTGAACAAGGGACGCAGACGGTGATATCGATATGGAGTCTTGTGCGAGAAGAAATATTAGGAATGCTTCTGTATATAGTTTTTCTGACGGCTGCAGTTCTGCTCATTTCTTTTATTGTAAAAACGAAAATGAACGCATTGATGATATGTGCAGCTTTTTGTATGACAGGGATTGTTCAAACGACAGCCTCAGATGGAACCGGTAAAGGCATCGTGGAATGGCTGCCACAGCTTTCTGCCTTAACGTTGCTTATGCTGTTGGCAGGCTGTATTCTGATCCGTATAAGAGAGGACTAG
- a CDS encoding ATP-binding cassette domain-containing protein yields MMTGFHELVYPELEKKQLTGYIIISTISGVVGICLTYLVGHFLDLIIASCQEREWVEYIVVYVGLNIINRICYIRMEYQRVSIEGKLSYGMTRKVLKIVYNTSYLNYCKENPAAISQKINNDTGIIASFYVSFFKNIIVQTVSTIVYLLVLIKNSLLIGSLVILMMIAYTGVYLISKKLIYRTEKEVIEQKTNYATTLFELIEKSVSIRMNGMSQYHFGCMENDYQNLLRVLKKQIGAYSIYNVLKDILILIFQTALFLAGGRMIQMDSMSVGTLVVMLNYFVYVLGCMEFFLNIGSSYQTVKASEERLKKYLVLDEIPTGKERQRIIEKIELKNLEFAYPGQNRLFDITTEFCMGKIYWIRGRNGVGKSSLVNIMLGIYGTSYTGQVIYNGYRLGELDYKWFINNNTAVIEQDPYIFDGTIQENICLKGNRIDMDELKALVSQMKLDSLMKFVDMDSTKHRENKIYSGGEKQKIAIVRTLLSDSCIWILDEPTANLDEESKIIFYKELEQRKKEHIILLISHETPLCRWDHIVDIGR; encoded by the coding sequence ATGATGACGGGGTTTCATGAATTGGTATATCCTGAACTTGAAAAAAAGCAGTTGACGGGATATATCATAATAAGCACTATCTCTGGAGTAGTGGGAATTTGTTTAACTTATCTTGTGGGACATTTCCTGGATCTGATTATAGCTTCATGCCAAGAGAGGGAATGGGTGGAATATATTGTGGTGTATGTGGGATTGAATATAATAAATAGGATATGCTACATACGAATGGAATATCAGCGGGTGTCTATTGAGGGAAAATTAAGTTATGGCATGACACGGAAAGTGCTGAAAATAGTATATAATACTTCGTATTTAAACTATTGCAAGGAAAATCCGGCAGCAATAAGCCAGAAGATTAATAATGATACTGGGATAATAGCATCATTTTATGTATCTTTTTTTAAAAATATAATTGTTCAGACGGTTTCTACAATTGTGTATCTTTTGGTGCTGATAAAAAACTCCTTGTTAATAGGGAGTCTTGTTATATTGATGATGATTGCATACACGGGCGTTTATTTAATTTCAAAAAAGCTGATATACCGGACAGAAAAGGAGGTTATTGAACAAAAAACAAATTATGCTACAACATTGTTCGAGCTAATTGAAAAGTCGGTATCTATTCGTATGAATGGGATGAGTCAATATCATTTCGGATGTATGGAGAATGACTATCAGAATTTGTTGCGCGTTTTAAAAAAACAAATTGGAGCATACAGCATATATAATGTTCTAAAAGATATATTGATATTGATATTTCAGACCGCATTATTTTTAGCAGGCGGCAGAATGATTCAAATGGATAGTATGTCTGTAGGAACATTGGTTGTTATGCTAAATTATTTTGTATATGTATTGGGGTGTATGGAATTTTTCTTGAATATAGGAAGTTCTTATCAGACGGTAAAGGCAAGCGAAGAACGATTAAAAAAATATTTAGTATTAGATGAAATTCCGACAGGAAAAGAAAGGCAAAGGATAATTGAGAAAATAGAATTAAAAAATTTGGAATTTGCTTATCCTGGACAAAATAGACTTTTTGACATTACAACGGAATTTTGCATGGGAAAGATATATTGGATCAGAGGTAGAAATGGGGTGGGAAAATCATCTCTTGTTAATATAATGCTTGGAATTTATGGAACCTCGTATACGGGGCAAGTGATATATAATGGCTACAGACTGGGTGAATTGGATTATAAGTGGTTTATTAACAACAATACGGCTGTTATAGAGCAGGATCCCTATATATTTGATGGAACAATTCAAGAGAATATATGTTTGAAGGGGAATCGGATAGATATGGATGAATTGAAAGCATTAGTGAGCCAAATGAAATTGGATTCGCTGATGAAGTTTGTAGATATGGATAGTACAAAGCATAGAGAGAATAAGATATATTCAGGGGGAGAAAAGCAAAAGATAGCAATTGTCAGAACATTGTTATCGGATTCATGCATATGGATTTTAGATGAACCGACAGCAAACCTTGATGAAGAAAGTAAAATTATCTTCTATAAGGAGTTAGAGCAACGAAAAAAGGAACACATTATATTGCTGATTTCGCATGAAACGCCATTGTGTCGGTGGGATCATATTGTTGATATAGGACGATGA
- a CDS encoding carbamoyl phosphate synthase small subunit — protein MKAFLILEDGNVFTGTSIGSTREVISEIVFNTSMTGYLEVLTDPSYAGQAVVMTYPLIGNYGITPDMESGRPWPDGYIVRELSRMPSNFRCEGTIQDFLAKYDIPGIAGIDTRALTKILREKGTMNGMITTNENYNIEEIIPKLKAYTTGNVVDKVTCTEKRVLKKQGNAPETKKVALLDLGAKRNIVQSLRERGCEVTVYPAHTSAEEILAANPDGIMLSNGPGDPKECKEIIAEIRKLYESDTPIFAICLGHQLMALATGADTHKMKYGHRGGNHPVKDLATNRVYISSQNHGYVVDTDTLDPKVATPAFVNVNDGTNEGLSYVGKNIFTVQFHPEACPGPQDSAYLFDRFINMMGGAK, from the coding sequence ATGAAAGCTTTTTTGATACTCGAAGATGGGAATGTATTTACAGGAACCAGCATTGGTTCCACCAGAGAGGTCATCAGTGAGATCGTGTTTAACACATCGATGACCGGTTATCTGGAGGTTCTGACCGATCCGTCCTATGCGGGACAGGCAGTTGTGATGACCTATCCGCTGATTGGAAATTACGGAATCACGCCGGATATGGAGTCGGGACGGCCGTGGCCGGACGGTTATATCGTGAGGGAACTGTCCAGAATGCCGAGCAATTTCCGGTGCGAGGGGACGATTCAGGATTTTCTCGCAAAATACGATATTCCGGGAATTGCCGGAATTGATACGCGTGCGCTTACCAAGATCCTTCGTGAGAAGGGAACGATGAACGGTATGATCACGACGAATGAGAACTATAATATAGAAGAAATCATTCCTAAATTAAAAGCATACACGACAGGCAACGTGGTAGATAAAGTTACCTGTACGGAAAAACGAGTATTAAAAAAGCAGGGAAATGCCCCTGAGACGAAAAAAGTGGCGCTTCTTGACCTTGGAGCAAAGCGCAATATTGTCCAGTCCTTACGAGAGAGAGGCTGTGAGGTGACGGTATACCCGGCACATACTTCTGCGGAGGAGATTCTGGCGGCGAACCCGGACGGCATTATGTTAAGCAACGGACCGGGAGACCCGAAAGAGTGCAAGGAGATCATTGCAGAGATCCGCAAGCTGTATGAATCCGATACGCCGATTTTTGCAATCTGCCTGGGACATCAGCTCATGGCGCTTGCAACGGGGGCTGACACGCACAAGATGAAGTACGGACACCGCGGAGGCAATCATCCGGTCAAGGATCTGGCGACGAACCGCGTCTACATTTCTTCACAGAATCACGGCTATGTGGTAGACACCGATACTCTGGATCCGAAGGTGGCGACACCAGCATTTGTCAATGTCAACGACGGAACGAACGAGGGACTTTCCTATGTCGGCAAGAACATTTTCACGGTGCAGTTCCATCCGGAAGCGTGTCCGGGACCGCAGGATTCTGCATATCTGTTTGACAGATTTATAAACATGATGGGAGGAGCGAAATAA